The Sulfurospirillum diekertiae genomic sequence TTGTTTGAATGGTGTTTTCATCAAAAAGTGCAGATTGAATACGTGCATAAGGACAAATATAGACACAAAAATTTTCTTTAAGTGCAACGACATCGTAGATCAAAAAAGTAGTAATGCCTATTAAAAAGCCATACATAATTGTGTTATCCAAAGGATGTTGAAGGTAAACAAAAAAATCTTCAGGAGGGATGAAATACCACAAAAAGTTTGATGCTGCGAGAAGCGCTAGACATGCCCAAATAATGATAGCTATAAAGCGCTTTACGATCTGATTTTCAGGTTCTTTTTGTTTGTTATGAATATTTTTACGAATTCCTAACAGTTTGGTTTGTATAAGATCACGAAAAATAACTCTAAAAATCGTTTGTGGACATGACCAACCACACCAAACTCTACCCCCGAGAGTTGTAATAAAAAAGATACCTAAGAAAAAAAGCATAATGACAAAAGGCATTAAGTAAAGTTCTTGCATATCGAAAGCAGTAAAGAAAAGGTTTAACTGCTTTTTATCAAAACTAAGCAAAAAGAAGTGTTTACCTTCTATGGTGATAAATGGCAAAACAAGGGATATAAATGTAATAATGCCAAAACTCATATAGCGTTTCAACCTATAATAAGTAGGCTGAGTTGAACAATCGTTGCTACAATTCATGTACGGTTCCTTCTGTGTAATCTACTGGTGGTTTAATGAGTGAACATTCTTTCGAAATAGAAGATTTTAGTGTGAGTGGTGGTTGTTTGGATGATTTAAGGAGCGAAAATTTAGCTTTTACAAGCTCTTTTAGTCCTCTAGAATTTACATAGTCTTTTAATGAAGTACGACTAACCTTTAAAATTTTTGCAATTTCACTAATAGAAGTGCTTTTTTCAAGGAGTTCAATAACATAAGGGCGATGGACGTCAAATTTTGATTTTGACATTCTACCTTTTGGCCTTCCTTGCGTTTTTTCTTTATCAAGTTGTTTATTGAGCTCTCTTTGTTTAACAAGAAGATCAAGTAAAATTAAAGGTTTTGAGTCGACATGAATACAGGTATTGACATCGGCAATATGTATAGAAATGGAACGTGTGAGTAGACATTCGAAGATTTTGACTAACTCTTCAACATTGTTAGAGAAGGTTAAGAGATCAAAGATGAGAATATGATCATTTTTAGAAAGAGATCGCAAGAAGCCTTTGAACTCTTTACGTTCTTCAAGTTCTAATGTCGGATCCGAATTTTCGATCTCAGTAGTATCGATTTCGATATCATGATGATGAGCATATTTCAAGATTTGTTTCTGTTGAACGACCATTGAAGAGTCATTACTCCTCGCCTTTAAAAGGACAATATTCATAAAAATGTCACCTTTTTATCATTGTTTTATTTGAAAGTATACATTTAATGACGTATAAAGTCAATATAAAATTAGCTTTTATCGTCAATTTTATATTATAAGCATTAATACAGATAATCAGGGAAATGATTTAAGCTTACATGTAATTGTAGTTAGATAAAATGCATTCCTAAATTCATCAGAAAGGTGGTGGATAGAGTATGCCAGGAATTAAAGTACATCCTAACGATTCGTTTGACGAAGCGTATAGAAAGTTTAAAAAACAAGTTGATCGTAACCTAGTTGTAACTGAAGTGCGTGCAAGACGTTTCTATGAAACAGCAACAGAAAAACGCAAAAAAGATAAAATTAGTGCTCGCAAAAAACAGTTGAAAAGACTTTATATGCTTCGCCGTTACGAGTCACGACTCTAACACACACAGCCAAGAAGTTATCTTCTTGGCTTTTCTTCTTGTCCTTCAAAACAATTTCCTCAAACTAAACTAAACTAAGCTGTGATAACATAAGAACAAATATATTTCTCTTCGTTAGCAAAGGGTCATCAAGATGGATAAAAAACTAACTGTTATTGAGGCAGCAAAGCTTTTAGGCGTGAGCAAAGAGGCTATCTACAATCGTTTGCGACGTGGTTCCTTGCAAAGTATTATTGAAAATGGTGTCAAGTACATTTTACTAACAAAAAGTAGTCTAAAGGAAGGTCCATCGATCCGCAAAATAGACAATATGGCAGAGAATGCTTATGTTGAGCTTCTCAAAGTACAACTTGAAGAGATGAAACTTAAAAATGAAAAACTTGAGGCGGATAAAGAGCGTCTCATCGCCGATAAAGAACGTTTGTTGATTGAATCAAAAGAAAAAATCGAAATGATCTATAAAGAGAGAGATGAGCAACTTAAAGCGATTCTGACTTTAGCCAATCGACAAATTACACACACAGGGAATGAAGCATCTACTAACACACCTACGACTATCGTTCCTTCTAGTGCTACCACAGCTTCACAAACACCTTTTTCATTTGAAGAAGCAGACGTTTTAGATGAAGATGAAGAGAATAGGGTCGTGGAAGATATGTTTGAGTCTTATAGTGATTGGAGAGATTTGAGAAGTTATCTCAAAGAAAAAGGATTTTCCAAAAAAGAAAAACAACATATCAGTGATAAAATTGGTAAAAAGATAGGTCAACTGAATGATGTTATGGATAAAAATGGCAAACTTTTTATCAAAAAGGGTAAAAAACTTAAAGAAATTCTAGGAGAGTAAAAATCGTGCAGTATATCCGTAAAATTTCAGATTATATGATCGCAGGAGGCATTGGTGTAATGGTTCTTGTAAGTATGCAAGGCTGTGATCAAAAAGATGAGAATAAAAAATGCTCTTGCAGATGCAGCAAAAACACAAGGAGCACTTGTCATTGTTGATGAAAGCGCTACAGGAGAGTATAAAATAGCCGAAGAGTATCCAAGTTCAACCACACGTGTTATTGTTCGAAAACCTGATGGAAGCGAGCGGATTTTATCACAAGCTGAAATAGATGCTTTAGTCAAAGAAGAGGCAAAAAAAATTGATAACAACACATCTCCTCTGACCAATTCAAATATGAGTTCAGGACAAATGGGATTGGGCGGCATTCTACTCTCAAGTATTGCTGGAGGTATGATTGGTAGTTGGATAGGTGGAAAGCTTTTTAATAACCCAACATATCAAAATCAAAGAGCAACCAATTATTCAAGTCCGCAAGCTTATTCTCGTAGTACAACTAGTTTTAACAAACCAATGTCCACCTCTAGCACAAGCAGTACAACGAAAAGCAGTGGCTTTTTTGGCTCAAGTTCTGGAAGTGGTAGCTCATCTAGTGGTACTTCAAGTTCAAGCGTACCTTCAAGTTCAGGAAGTTAATGATGTTACATGTAGAAAAAATAAAACCGTTAAGTAAGGAATTTTTGGAGTCAATTGGTTTTTATTGGCATACGGATACGGATCAAACATCGTATGTTGCCGATGAGTTAGTGCTTGTCTGTAATGATGAAGTTGAAGCCTATTATGAGGCAGCCAATGAGCTTTATGATATGTTTGCTGATGCTGGGCAATATGTGATTGACAATAATCTATTTCATGAATTAAATATTCCATTCAATTTAGTTGATCTGATCAAAAACTCATGGGCAAATGACGTACATTGGCATCTCTATGGCCGGTTTGATTTTGCAGGTGGCGTTGATGGTAAGCCGATTAAACTGATCGAATTTAATGCAGATACCCCAACATCGTTGTATGAAACGGCCATTATTCAATGGGCAATGCTTAAAGCCAATGGTATGAATGAAGCGAAGCAGTTCAATACTGTTTTTGAAGCACTCAAAGAGAATTTCAAACGTCTTGTGGTACTTGATGGCAATACAGAAGATTTTGCTGCCTCTTATGAGGGATGGAAGATTCTCTTTTCTTCAATTCGTGGTAATATCGAAGATGAAAACACGACACGTTTTCTTCAATCTGCTGCTAATGAGGCAGGCTTTCATACAGATTTTGCCTATGTCGATGAGGTTCAATTTAGTGGAAAAGAAGGTATTTTTAAAGGGGAAGAAAATTTCGAATTTTGGTTCAAACTTATTCCTTGGGAAAATATTGCAATAGAAGAGGGTGACTTGGCACTTCTTTTAGACGAGATGGTCAAAGAGCAACGCGCAATTATCATTAATCCTGCTTATACATTACTGTTTCAAAGTAAAGCTTTTATGAAAATTTTATGGGATCTTTTCCCCAATCATCCATTGCTCCTTGAAACTTCCTATGAACCGCTTACAGGTAAAAAGCAAGTTGAAAAAAGAGCCTTTGGACGAGAAGGTGCTAACACGATTATTTACGATACAGATATGTCTGTTATGGCAAAAGTTGAGGGTGATTATGGTAATTTTAAACCAATCTATCAAGAGTATGTGGAACTTCCAAAAGACGTTGAAGGGAAATCTTATCAAGCGGGTGTTTTCTTCGCGTATGAGGGTTGCGGACTAGGCTTTCGAAGAGGAGGGCTCATTATGGAGAACTTCTCAAAATTTGTTGGGCATAGAATAAAGGACTAAGTAATGAAGATTGTTTTTTTAGATGCTACAACGATGGGAAATGATATTGATTTAGAGCTATTTCAACAATTTGGGATAATTGAGGCATTTGAGACGACAACTGTGTCTGAGCGTGTTGAACATATTAGCGATGCTAAAATTATTCTGACCAACAAAGTTGTTATTGATAAAGAAGTGATGGATGCTTGCCCTAATTTAGGGTTGATTTGTATCACAGCTACAGGGACGAATAACGTTGATTTGGAGTATGCTAAAGAGAAGGGTATTGTTGTTAAAAACGTTGCTGGCTATTCAACTGCATCGGTAGCGCAAACTACGATGATGTTGGTTCTAAACCTCTTGGGTCAATGCGGCTACTATAACCAATTTGTCAAATCAGGGCAATGGACAAAAACCTCTATTTTTACCCATTTAGATCGCTCTTTTTGGGAGATTAAAGGGAAGCGTTGGGGCATTGTTGGGTTAGGAACAATCGGTAAAGAGGTCGCAAAAATTGCTTCTGCATTTGGCGCAAATGTAGTGTATTTTTCAACCAGTGGCACTAACAATGATAGTAATTATGAACGTGTTAGTCTTGAAGTAATGATGCAAACATGTGATGTGATTTCCATCCATGCACCACTAAATGACAAAACAAAAAATTTGATTGCCAAAGAGCAATTCAATCAAATGAAAAAAAGTGCTATTCTTGTCAATGTTGGACGGGGAGGTATCATTAACGAAGATGATTTACGTGAAGTGATTGATACCAAAGAGATTTATGTAGGGCTTGACGTATTGGCAGTTGAGCCGATGATAGAGCATCATCCACTTTTACATGTAAAGCATCCTGAACGCTTAATTATTACACCCCATATTGCGTGGGGGAGCATTGAAGCTAGGCGTGAACTGATGCGACAAGTTGGCGAAAATATCAAAGAATATCTAAGACACTAAGGAGAATATATGGCAGCAAAAGAGCATAGTTTTGATATCACAGCAGAGATTGATAAGCAAAAGTTTAAAGACGCGTATGAGCAAGCGAAAAAGGTTATCACGAATCGATGGGATTTTAAAGGCATTACGTGTGAGTTTGAACACAATGAAAAAGCCAAGACAGTGACACTTATCACAACCACGGATACGAAAGCTGATGCAATGGTTGAAGCACTCATTTCAGAGGCTATCAAACGTGAGATCTCTTCGAAAGCACTCAAAGAGACGAAACGTGAAGTTGCCGGCGGCAATAAAACCAAAGTAACGGTGAGTATTGTCGATGCAATTTCTGGCGATGATGCTAAAAAGATTGTTAAAGAGATTAAAGAGCTCAAACTTAAAGTCCAAGCTTCGATTCGTGGCGATGTTGTCAGAGTTGAAGGCAAAGCAATTGATGATTTGCAAGAAGCTATTAAAGCGATTCGTGGGTGCGATTTTGATTTCCCTGTAAATTTTACTAACCTCAAGTAACCTATGGAACAAGAAGTCCCTCCTATTATTGAGATTATTCCCAAAATAAAAGGGTTTTGGTGTCGCGTAGTGATGTTTAGCCTTTATGGTCTGTTAACATTTACTCCATTTCTTGTGGGTAGTTGGTTAGGCTATTCCTATAATATCGTAATAGGAATAGCCTTTTTCCTTTTTTTAACCTTGGTAAGTGGTGTCATAAGTTCAAAAATGCGTGTTTGTTCAATTCCTTTTGAACAGCGAGAAATGAGTTATTCAACAATGGCAATCGTGAAATGGTATCTCGCAAAAAACATTTGTTTAAAAAACTAAACTATACTTTACATGTAAAACCAACTATCAAGAGAAAATAAATGAAATTTAAAATGACCCGCAATCAGCTTATCGTTGTTGTAGCACTTTTTTTAGTGTTTTTTGACAATATTTCTTTTTTTAAACATGTTACGCAAGTCTATGATGTATCCATTGCCAATAGTGGCTTTTTACTCTCTTTAGGCGTTGTATTAGTTGCTAGTATAACAGTCTTGCTGAGTTTATTCGCTTCACGTTATACTCTAAAACCACTCGCAATAGCATTTTTATTGCTTGCCTCGTTAACAAATTATTTTATGAATACTTACAACGTCATTCTTGATGATACAATGATCCAAAATGCCATGGAAACCAATGCCAATGAGTCATTGGATCTTGTAAACTGGAATCTTTTAGGGTATTTCTTTTTCTTGGGTATTATTCCTTCATTTTTAATTTATCGTGTACCTATCCTTCATGGAAGTTTCAAACAAGAGGCTTGGAATAAGGCAAAAAGTATTGGTATTGCTCTTGTTTTGATTGCAGTGATGCTATTTGCTTTTAATCGTTTTTACACCTCATTTTTTAGAGAAAATAAACCTTTACGTTACTATACTAATCCAACGTATTGCCTTTACTCTGCAGGAAGTTATATATATAATAGCTTTTATAAGAAAGAAGCAACATTAAAACAAATTGGCCTAGATGCAACAAAAGAAGAGGGTGGAACTCGTAAATTGACTATTGTCGTTGTGGGTGAAGCGGCTCGTGCCAATCGCTTTTCACTAAATGGTTATGAAAGACAGACCAATCCTTTACTGCAAAAAGAGGATATTATTAATTTCTCAAATGTCTATTCTTGTGGAACATCGACTGCTATCTCCGTACCATGTATGTTTTCTAATTTAGGACGCCAAAACTATAGTGATAAAGAAGCGAAGTCAACTGAAAATGTTATCGATGTACTTAAACATAGCGGTGTCAATGTATTGTGGAGAGACAATAATTCTGATTCCAAAGGCGTTGCTTTACGGGTAGAGTATCACGATTATAAAATAAGTCAAAACAATACACTGTGTGAAGATGAATGTCGTGATGAGGGAATGTTAGTAGGGTTACAAAAATATGTTGATGCACAAAAAGGTGATATTGTTATCGTCCTTCATCAGATGGGTAATCATGGTCCAGCGTATTATAAACGCTATCCGAAAGCATTTGAAAAATTTACCCCAGTATGCCAAACCAATCAGGTCGAAAAATGCAGTGCTGAAGAGATCGGAAACGCATATGATAATGCTATTTTATATACGGATTATTTTCTCTCTAAAACCATTGCTTTTTTAAAACAGAATGACCAAAATTTCCAAACGTCAATGATTTATATGGCAGACCATGGAGAATCTTTGGGTGAAAAAGGGCTCTATTTGCATGGGATTCCTTATTTTATGGCTCCCGAAGAACAGACACATATAGGGGCATTGATGTGGTTTGGTTCTCAAAGCAAGGAACGCATTGATGTAGTATCTCTCACGCAAAGATCATCACAAGAATACTCACATGACAATCTTTTTCATACAATTTTAGGTGTGATGGGGGTTAAAACAGCACTCTATGATCGTACAAAAGATATACTAACCTACAAACATCAATAAAGGCTTAGCGTGAGAAACCAACCGAAATATCATTTTTTTAAAAATACAACCTATGCGCTCAAGGGTTTAAAAGATATGATCGCTAATGAGACTTCATTTAAAATAGAGCTGGGGCTTGTAGTGATTTTACTTCCTGTTCTATATCTGCTCCCTTTGGATCTTTTGTATAAACTCGTGATGTTTATAGCGCTTATGGGCATTCCTATGGCAGAAGCGATTAACAGTGCAATAGAACGTGTGACAGACCTTGTAACGCTTGAGTATCATGAAATGGCGGGGCGTGCAAAAGATGCAGGCAGTTCTGTTGTCTTTTTAAGTATCGTTATTTTTGTAGTTGTGTGGGGATTTTCACTTATTCACTTTTACATGTAAAGATGCAAGGCTAAACTTTAGCCTTGCAAATAGCGATAAATAGCCACCTAGAGCGTATTTTTAAAGACAACGACAAGTCCCCATGTAATGAAAACTAATGCCCAAATAATCATAATACCAACCGTCGTATTAGCCAGTTTTGTCACAGTACCATCTGCGGTATAAAGACCTTTGGTGCGTCCTGCTCTCCATGCTAAGGTGAGCATAAATCCAACACCTGTAAATCCAACACAGACAAAGGTAGAGAGGAACATAATAACCGTTGGCCAGTCGATGTTCATTGGATAATCGTAGATGCTGTAACCGTATTTGCTCATGATGTTCATACGAATTACTTCACGGAGTGTTGAAATCAAAAGTGCTGTGACCACTAAAACAATGGTTGTAATGTAGCTATTGCTCTCTTTGATGACCATGAAAAGTAAAATAAGCACAAAAAGCACAATGGCAAGTACCAATGGATGGAGAAGCATATTGAGTGTGAGTACCCAAACGGCAAAAAGAACGGCACTAACGAGCAATCCTACGATGGCTATTTTTTTACCAAGGTTTTTCACAAATGCGAGATACTCCGCGGTATACCCATCGCATTTTGAGGTGTAATCTACATAGTTAAGTAAAAAGATACCTGTAACGGGCGCGCTAAGACTGACCATAAAGGCCAATCGTAAAAGATCAATGTGTAAAACCGTTCCTGATGTATCGATCACACCATTGGGTGCGTACCAGTTCATCCATTGTTCAGGTTGAATGGATTCGTTAGCAAACGCGTGCATTAAGACACCTGCTCCGATGAAAGCAACAAAAGAGACGATGCCTATGATTCCTGCCATAGGAGAGTTGCTTCTATTGGCATAATAGAACCAATACCAAAGAGAGTATGCTAACACAAGAATATAGATGAAAGCAACGACCCAAAGCCCAGAAATGGTATTTGTGACATACCAGTTAGCATCGTAAATAACTTGCGTGAATAAAAGAGGTGCAACCCCTAAAACAATCAGTAAAGAGACACTAATTTTTGCCACTTGTGTCATATGACTGCTCAACTTTTTCCAGTTCTCATCAATCGCTTTTTTAGCAGAACCTATCAATGCAAGGGGTATACTTCCTAATGCTAAAAGAACAAAAGCAATATGCAATGCCCATGTTAAAATATACAATGCTTGAAATACAATAGGGTAAAATGGTACGCCAGCAGGATCGCGTAGCGTGTTTAAAACAAGACCGATATCCATAGTTTTCCTCCTATTTATTTTGCGTAGCAAGCCAAGCTGCTAGCGCTTTTGTTTCATCAGCTGGTAGTTTAATCGGTGGGATATAACTACGAACTCCTGCCGCTACAACATCTGTCAATATGGTCTCAATGGTATCCGCATCCATTTCTGGGAACCTATCTGGCAATGGTCTAAACTTAGCTCCTTTTTCCAAAGAGTGGCAGTTTGAGCAGGCAATTTTAGCAATGAGCTTTCCTGCTTCAAGTTGATTTTCAGGCGTAATGGTTCTAAGATGATCTGGAATGAATGGGTCTAGTTGTAATAAACCTTTTTCTGCTACAAGTGCCATTTCAGATTTGACATGTTTGCCAGGAACATCGCGTGCAATCAGCTGATTACTATAGATGTAACGACCTGCAACATAAGGTTTACGCATACTTTCACGCATTTTTTCACCCGGCCAAACACCAATAATACCGATGACAAGCATCATTACGACGGCTAAAACGGTATTGATGGAGCGAGGAAGCACAAAAGCTAACAGCAGATAAAGTGCAATAACACTGACCACAATAATACGAGTCATGCCATCGCTTGCCCATAAAACATCGTGGAAAAGATCCCATGCACTTTGAGGCAATGTTTGGATATACCATAAAAAAGACATCATCACTGTGAGTCCGCCAATCATACCAATAACAGCTAGTTTACGGGTTAGTTCAATTCTAAGTTCTTTCTCTTTAAGACTGCTACTAATGATGAAGCCAATAATGGCTGACATAACAATCATAAAACCGATACGTAAGAACATATGAGGGAAGGTATTGATACCAAAGAATGCATCACTGGCTGAGCCTGTTTGATACCATGCTTCGGTTCCTGGCCACATCATAAAGCTGATGATACCGATAATAAGGAAAAGCGTTGAAACAGAAGCCAACGCGAACATATAGGTAAGTTTAAGATGCGTTTTGCGATCAATTTTCCCAATAGTGTAAATCAGTGTAAAGACACCAATGACCTCCACAATAAAGAAAACCCATTCTGTTGCCCATACCCAAACAAAGTTATGAATCAGCGCACTAATACCTCTTGGGCTTGCCGCTGTGGCAGTGTACCAAATACCAGGTCCTGTAATAGAGCCAATGACATAGGAAAAAATAATCAAGAACATACCATATTTCTTCATATAGTCATACAATTCTGGTCTATCTTCCTTGTACGCCTTGTGTGCTAAAAAAGCAAACAATAAAGCCGCACCCACAGACGTATGTGACGCCATAATGTGAATACTGCCCGTAATTCCCATCAGCCAAGCTGAACCAATTTGCGGAAAATAGAATAGAGGATATAATCCAATGTATTCCACCTAACACCTCCTTAAGATTTTAAAAATGGTTTGCGAAAGCAGAGTCTCTTAATACGTACTATTTTTGTGACATAATGTTGCACCAAGAGGGGAGGTGTCTCTGCCTTTGCAAACCATTTTTGATCATTACATGTAAGAATGTGCTTATGGTTAACGCAGAAAAAAGCTTAGTATTTAAGCCTTGTTTGAGTAGAATTTTTTTGCGTTGCAACAAGCACGTTGTGTTTACCCGATGTAGGTTTGGCGATCAACTCGGGTAAACAGCACTTCAAAACTAAAAATTTCCTTGTGTAAAACAATGACATATCAGTGTTAATTTAATGTTAAATTTAGAGATAGTGAAAAAGAATGGAAAAATGAAGAAGCTTGTAATATATTGTTGGTTTGATGTTTGTTTTGTTTGAAATATAGCAGTGGCTATAAGAGGAGAGAGGTTCTCTCCCCTTATAGATTATTTGATTGAAGAGATATAAGTAGCGAGTGCTTTTACATCATCAGCACTAAGATTTTTGACTTGAGCAGTCATTGTACCTTTTAATACACCACCGTATGTACCTGCTTTGTAACCGTCAAGAGCTGCTGTAATTTTAGCTGCATCCCAACCTGCAATGATTTGTGATTTGTTCAATGCTGATTTTTCTGCTTTTGCCCCATGACAGGTTGCACAGGTTTTAAAAAGGGTTTCACCATCTGCTGCAAAAATAGAAGTAGCACATACAAGACCTGCTAAAAACAATACCTTTTTCATCGTAACTCCTTATGTAAATAATAGGATAATTATATAGATTAAAAGTGAATTTATTGTGAAATAAAAAAGTAATTATTTTAATTTATTAAAAACTTTGTATTGCTCCCAATATGTATCAAGTGCTTCTTGGAGCTCTGTGTCAGTTAGTGTTGTTTTTTTCTTCACTCCAAAGCGGTTAATCAGTCCATCCACTAAGATAGAATTTTCTGCTTTTGGATTTTTAAGATACTGACTCATGGCATGTTTAACTTCCATCTCACTACTGTATTTGAGAAGGTAGCGGTAGAAAAATTTATCAATTTTTATAGCCATGTCTTCATGGCAGGGAATACAATTCTTCTCATATACACCTGTCTTTGCCCAGATAAAAGAGGCTATAATCATTAAAATAAGAACTTTTTTTACCATGCAATCCTCACTGTTGTTCCCTCGTGTAGTTGAGAGTCTATGCTTACATGTAAAGTATATTCTTTGGCGATGGCTGCTACGATACTAAGTCCTATGCCAAAACCTCCAACTGTACGATCAAACCTCACGTAGCGTTCAAAGGCTTGATTGATTTTTTTGGTTTCGATGCCTCTTCCACTATCACTAATCTCAATATATTCAGGTGTCAAAAGTACATGAATCGTTCCACCAATTTTATTATACTTGATAGCATTCGAGAGAATATTATCAATCAGTTTGGCAATTTTCTTACGATCTATCATCAAAAAAACATTTTCTTCAAGCGTAGATGTTAGCGTAAGTTTTTTTGATTCAATCAGAAGTGAAAAATACTCCAGTCGCTCTTCAATAATAACTTTAAGATTGACCTTTTCATCATGAGAAATGATATGATGAGAAAGCACTAAATAGGTAAGATCATCATAGAGATTTGAGATAGTTTTAGATGCAATGGTAATGCGTTTTATTTTTTTTACTAAACTCTCGTCCAAGGTTGCAAGCTCAATCATTTCAATATTAGAGAGAATTGTATTGACAGGCGTGTTGAGTTCATGGGTTGTGTCTTTAATGAAGCGATCTAAGAGCGTAATAGTATCTCTCATCGGGCGTAGAAGAAGACCCAGTAAAAAATAACCAATAACA encodes the following:
- a CDS encoding sensor histidine kinase, translated to MLALKNWDINLRSREKKTLRSFLVLYAFLALLILGFVAFLYYGLERDLMLQNQREALSTLANEQIVRLKSLHVNLGKEQIYPRDERFNSAIYDSSLKQIFSTLSTNKVNLYEDIYLKKNHIYFVKELESYYLGARYIVIEIDAPLSWEKKVFRKLLTYGAIIFGILIVIGYFLLGLLLRPMRDTITLLDRFIKDTTHELNTPVNTILSNIEMIELATLDESLVKKIKRITIASKTISNLYDDLTYLVLSHHIISHDEKVNLKVIIEERLEYFSLLIESKKLTLTSTLEENVFLMIDRKKIAKLIDNILSNAIKYNKIGGTIHVLLTPEYIEISDSGRGIETKKINQAFERYVRFDRTVGGFGIGLSIVAAIAKEYTLHVSIDSQLHEGTTVRIAW